A window of Chryseobacterium shandongense genomic DNA:
TACCATTGTGATCATCAGTAAAAAACCAATGATCAGGATCATACCTAGTGAATTCGCTCTATCGAGAAGAAATTTAACGAAAGCCTTTTTAGGGGCGGCCTTTACGTCCCAAAGATTATTCAGGGAACGCTGAAGCTGAAAAAAGAGGGTAGTGGAACCGAATACCAGAGAACCGATACCCACTATCTTCATAAAAATATTTTCTTTGTCGATGAGCGCGCCGGCAATCATATCCTGAACACTCTTGGCGGCATCCTGTCCCATAATACCGCTGATCTGGCTGCTGATCTGGCCACGTATGGCTTCTTCACCAAAAAAATTACCCGCTATCCAGATGATAATAATCAGCAGACCGGGAATGGAAAAAATAGCATAATACGCCAGACTCGCAGAATCATTGGAGGCAGAGGAATCATTCCATTTTTTAAACGTTTCGCGTAGCGCTTCCCAGAAAAATTTTATTCGTTGTACCATGTATAAAAATTTAGAAAGGATACCCAATCGCAATATTCAGAATAAGATTGTCTTTTCTCCAGTTGGAATCTCCGAAATTAATCTTATCAAAAGTCCATCGGTCACCTCTTTCATAATAAGGTACTCTCAATGGCATTGCGAGGTCGAGTCTCAGAATTAAGATAGAGAAATCAAGTCTCAGACCAACTCCGGCTCCCACGGCGATTTCGCTTAAAAATTCTTTGGAAAATTTTGCTCCGGGTCTGCTGGTATCTTCATTAACGAGCCATACGTTTCCGGCATCAGCAAAGACAGCTACATTTAAAAATTTATATAAATTGGCTCTATATTCGGCATTCAGCTCCAGCTTTATATCTCCCGACTGGTCAAAATAATATCCGGATTCGATGGTTCTGGGATCAAAGCTTCCCGGACCTAATGTTCTCGCACGGAAAGCTCTTACGCTGTTGCTTCCTCCGGAGAAAAACTGTCTTGAAAAAGGAATATGTTCGGAATTGCCATACGGATAGGCAATCCCTGCAATAGCCCTTGTTGCAAGTGAAGTCTTTTCATTGAATTTGTGATAAAACCTGAAATCGTTTTCAATTTTAGCGTATTGGCTGAAAGGTACTCCGAAGATGCTTTTTTCCTTATCCTTTTTCACATTTGCACCCGTCAGCAAGCCTGTGATATTTCCTGCAAGATCAAGTGTCCCTTTGTAATATACCGTATTGGGTTTCTGCAGCATAGTGTTGGTATATGTGTAAGAATAGGTTGGGCCGAAAATCAGCTGTTTTTCAACAACTCTTTGCATTGCTTCATTATCTGCAGATATTTCCTTATATAAAGGAGTAACATTGGCCGGAGAAACATAGGTGATATCAAGGATTTTAAGGTCGTGCTCCTTTCGTGCGTTTTCTTTCCAGACGTATCCGAAAGAGCCTGTAAAGGTATTCAGAGTATAATATTCCGTACGGTTCTGGAATTCATAACCTAATGTAATATTGGTTCTCGGAACAAATGCACTCGACGAATTAAATCTGAACGGAGCCACAATTCTCGGAATGGAAAGCTGAACATTCGATCCTGCCCTAAAAATATTTTTGGCATTTTCCGGTCCCCCGATCTGTACATCAAATGCACCATACACGGACGCTTTGAACTGTTCTGCGCCTCTGAAAAAGTTCCGGTGTGTCCAGTTGAGGTTCAGCTCACTTCCTGCATAGTTGGCAGAATTGGTTCTTCCTAACGCTTCCAGGCGAAGCGACTGCAGCTCTCTTGGAGTTAATAAATAATAAGCATCAAAGGTATGCTGCAATGAATCTGAAACTACAAATTCATTTTTCACAAACTTAAATACGCCTAAACTGATGAGTCTGTTCAGCGTAAGGTTATGATTGGTTCGGTTGTAAAGATCGCCTCTTTTAAAATATAATGCACGGTCAAAAATTCTGGGTTTGAATTTTTGTTCAGGGTCGATAACATAAATATCTTCATGGGCATATTTCTGAAGAGAATCCGGATTCATCGGAACGCTATATTTTCCGTCTTTCACATCCCGGATGTTGTAATTCGGGAAAACAACCACCTTATCAATACTGAACTGCTGGGTAGAAAGATCCGGTGTGTTGTCTTTCAGTTTTACATTCATCTCTACTTTATGATTTTTACTCACCGTTGTATCTGCCTGAACAATGATATTGTCCGGATGAAAATAATAAAAGCCTCGTTCTTTCAAACCATTATCAATTCTTTCTCTTTCTGATTTGATAACATCCAGATCGAAAGGCTGGCCTTTTTTAAGGAAGGTTTTATCGGTAAGATTCTGGATTTCGCGGTTAATCAAAGTAGAATCCTGCTGGAATTTTACATCGCTGATGAGATATCTTGCGCCGGGACGCAGTGTATAAATGATTTTTGCTTTTTTGTTATGGGAGACCGTATCATAAGTTGCGTCGGCATTGAAATATCCTTTGTTCTCAGAATAATTTTCGATAATATCTTTATTAAACTCACGGTCTACATCACCAAGAAGAACCGGTTTTTCCCCAACTTTATATTTCAGCCAGTAATTAAATCCTTTTTCTTTTTTAGGCTCTTTGGCAATATTGTAGAAGAAAAGTTTCGGTCTTAGCCCTAAAAAGCTGGAGTTGGGTTTTGGAGTAAGATTTGCTTCCAGCCCGGCCTTCAGTTCTTTCTTTTGATTTTTGGAAATGGTATCATTTTCAATATTAATTTCCGCTCCTGTGTACAGCATCTCGCCATCTTTCAGGTATCTCGTATTGCACGAAACTACCGCAGAAGCCATTCCGAATGTCAGTGCATATTTGAAGTATGTTTGATAATTTCTTTTCATTTATTTAAATTCTACGGCTTGATCCTGTTTATTTTTTCTGTTTTCTCTTTGCTTTTTGTTTTTTGACCTTTGGAAAATATCCCGGAACTTATCATAATCCAGTGTGATGATAAATCCTAATCCTGTTTCCACAATTTGCCCCTGAAGTGCTACCTGATATTCATTCTTACGATAAGCACGAAGCATATATCTTCCGTCTTTGGATAAGCTGTAATCTACAGTTACATCTCCGGCAATATTGGTCATGTTTTCATTCTGGCGTGCTTCACCTTCCAGGCCGAAATTACTGCCTACGGAAACTTTAAGACGGTCGTTCAATAGTTTTTTACTGATATCTACGTTCAGATCGGTTCTGGTGTTCGAGGTTCCTGTGGAATAATCTTCTGAAGATTCCAGGTCAAAATTAAGATCTACGCCTTTAATAAGATCGGAGGCGAGATTGTTCAATTGCTGTGAAAGAATTTTACTCACACTTTGCCTTGCCATCATTTCCCCGGAAAGCCCGGCTCCGGACTCAAAAGGATTTTCGCCGATAAACCTATTGAGTAACAATAAAGCAAATACCTGTTTGTTCATTTCAGATTCCTGGGTTCTCAGCTGGGCAAGTTTCTGGTCTACAACATCGGTAACATTAGAAGAAACGGCATTGTTTTTTTCATCGGTAGTGATGTCAAATGTAATAACAGGTTTCAGCAGTTCGCCTTTCATTTTCAATAATGTATTGAAAGGAATTCTCTGTTTAAACTGATTCAGTGTACTGGCATCCTCCCCGCTGATCTGCTGCTGTACAAGATCAATAGGGGCAGTTTCCGTTTTATAGATGGCCGTTATATCAAGAGTGGCGGTTGTTGGTTCCCCGGTCCAGGTAATGGTGCTTCCTTTCTGGATATCGAATTTTCTTTTCAAAACACTTACACTCATTTCATAGCTTCCTGATTCCACTTCGTAAACACCCACTAAAGTGGTTTTTCCTGATGGATCAATTCCACCGGTCAGTTCCGCCTCGCCCTGAAGTTTTACAAAATCTCCGTTTGCTTTATCTATTAGTAATGAGAGTTTTGCTTCTTTACTAAGTTCAATATTGACATTCACATCCATTCCTTTAATTCGGGTTTGAGAATTTAAAGAATCTGCTTTAATGGTTTTATTCAAAGCAACCTGATCCTGATCGATGAATTCTACGATTCCTTCTCTTTCCTGCAGAGTAGGAGATGACTGCGGAAGAACAAAGGTAAAATCGGTATCGTCGGCAACAGAAAGACGGCCGTCTACTTTCGGTAAATCAAGATTTCCCCGGACCTGTAAGGCTGCATCGATGGAAAGGATTCCATACATGATGGCTTCATTGGATTTTTCTGAATTCACCACCTTGAAGTCTTTAGCATCTAAATCAAGATTGAATGCAAAATCTCTGTACGTCTGTGTGAGAACCTGTCCGTCAATATTCATAGAATTTCCGTCCCTGTCATTGATTTTGAAATTGTTAAATTCAATACCGCGGCTGGTAAAATCAATTTCATCATTCAGTTTTCTGAAATCACTTCCTGTTTTGGCAATTTCAAGTCCTGCATCGTTGAATTTTACTTTACCTAGAATATTCGGTTGGGCAGTTGTTCCGGTGATTTTCAGGTTTCCGGAAATGTAACCTTCGGTATTCGTAATCGCATTCATAGAAAAGCCCT
This region includes:
- a CDS encoding YihY/virulence factor BrkB family protein → MVQRIKFFWEALRETFKKWNDSSASNDSASLAYYAIFSIPGLLIIIIWIAGNFFGEEAIRGQISSQISGIMGQDAAKSVQDMIAGALIDKENIFMKIVGIGSLVFGSTTLFFQLQRSLNNLWDVKAAPKKAFVKFLLDRANSLGMILIIGFLLMITMVLSSVISLLNNWITTYFGFETYMLVELVNYLIGFAVIMIMFALMFKVLPDVQIGWKPVWRGAFLTTILFTLGKFLLSLYFGTAKPTSAFGAAGTVILIMMWINYSCMLVFFGAEFTKIYAYKRGYKIIPSKHAKWSDAKLYEDSLQKKS
- the tamL gene encoding translocation and assembly module lipoprotein TamL, which codes for MKRNYQTYFKYALTFGMASAVVSCNTRYLKDGEMLYTGAEINIENDTISKNQKKELKAGLEANLTPKPNSSFLGLRPKLFFYNIAKEPKKEKGFNYWLKYKVGEKPVLLGDVDREFNKDIIENYSENKGYFNADATYDTVSHNKKAKIIYTLRPGARYLISDVKFQQDSTLINREIQNLTDKTFLKKGQPFDLDVIKSERERIDNGLKERGFYYFHPDNIIVQADTTVSKNHKVEMNVKLKDNTPDLSTQQFSIDKVVVFPNYNIRDVKDGKYSVPMNPDSLQKYAHEDIYVIDPEQKFKPRIFDRALYFKRGDLYNRTNHNLTLNRLISLGVFKFVKNEFVVSDSLQHTFDAYYLLTPRELQSLRLEALGRTNSANYAGSELNLNWTHRNFFRGAEQFKASVYGAFDVQIGGPENAKNIFRAGSNVQLSIPRIVAPFRFNSSSAFVPRTNITLGYEFQNRTEYYTLNTFTGSFGYVWKENARKEHDLKILDITYVSPANVTPLYKEISADNEAMQRVVEKQLIFGPTYSYTYTNTMLQKPNTVYYKGTLDLAGNITGLLTGANVKKDKEKSIFGVPFSQYAKIENDFRFYHKFNEKTSLATRAIAGIAYPYGNSEHIPFSRQFFSGGSNSVRAFRARTLGPGSFDPRTIESGYYFDQSGDIKLELNAEYRANLYKFLNVAVFADAGNVWLVNEDTSRPGAKFSKEFLSEIAVGAGVGLRLDFSILILRLDLAMPLRVPYYERGDRWTFDKINFGDSNWRKDNLILNIAIGYPF